In Arthrobacter sp. StoSoilB5, one genomic interval encodes:
- a CDS encoding FAD-binding oxidoreductase yields MMSTTPETSTHPLPPGVTELDLEKALVAFAAAIGEDKVESDAESLLDFQDPFQVPGSATNLPSAVVSPMSTEDVQAIVRIANEYRIPLWPISRGKNNGYGGAAPQVRGSVMLSFRNMNRVLEINEELGYAIVEPGVSWYDLHDAIKAGGHNLVASIVDIGWGGVVSNTLEHGLTYMPYSIDQASHCGFEVVLPNGDLMRTGSGAMDNNPTWPLYKRGLGPTSTEMFMQSNYGIVTKMGYWLMPKPEVYMPLWLRVWDEAQMPAVVDALRELMLDGTIDMRPQLSNTLCMASMLTTRAEWYAGEGPMPEEIIDKIAKEMGLGRWMMRFALYGDEAVVDHNFAKLQARFLQIPSVDLVGQKHGADAWETLPNPHERVQIGVPSQDLYKMAGWSGGEEGGHVDFSPVIPLTSQHAIAAQKLMAEMCAEVGLDFLGGMLPINARATTFINVIPFDTKNPQQVAKAYALAKRMVAEAGKRGYGEYRAHLSFMDLAADQFGFNDHALRRFNETIKDTLDPNGIIAPGKSGIWGTRLREAGFPQG; encoded by the coding sequence ATGATGAGTACCACCCCAGAGACGTCGACTCACCCGCTCCCGCCCGGCGTGACCGAGCTTGACCTCGAAAAGGCACTCGTGGCGTTCGCTGCAGCGATCGGCGAAGACAAGGTCGAGAGCGACGCCGAATCTCTGCTGGACTTCCAGGATCCCTTCCAGGTTCCCGGCTCCGCGACGAATCTCCCGTCAGCTGTCGTCAGCCCAATGAGTACTGAGGACGTCCAGGCGATCGTTCGGATCGCCAACGAGTATCGCATTCCGTTGTGGCCCATCAGCCGCGGCAAGAACAATGGTTATGGGGGAGCTGCGCCTCAGGTGCGCGGCTCCGTGATGCTCTCGTTCCGGAACATGAACCGCGTCCTGGAGATCAACGAGGAGCTCGGCTACGCGATCGTGGAGCCGGGCGTGAGCTGGTACGACCTGCACGATGCGATCAAGGCCGGCGGGCACAACCTCGTGGCCTCCATCGTGGATATCGGCTGGGGAGGCGTCGTTTCGAACACGCTCGAGCACGGGCTAACCTACATGCCGTACTCGATCGACCAGGCCTCGCACTGCGGCTTTGAGGTCGTACTCCCGAACGGGGACCTCATGCGCACCGGCTCGGGCGCGATGGACAACAACCCGACCTGGCCACTGTACAAGCGGGGCCTCGGGCCGACGTCGACCGAGATGTTCATGCAGTCCAACTACGGCATCGTCACCAAGATGGGCTACTGGCTCATGCCGAAGCCCGAGGTGTACATGCCGCTGTGGCTGCGCGTCTGGGACGAGGCGCAGATGCCCGCCGTGGTCGATGCGCTGCGCGAGCTCATGCTCGACGGCACGATTGATATGCGCCCGCAGCTGTCGAACACGCTCTGCATGGCCTCGATGCTCACCACCCGGGCCGAGTGGTACGCCGGTGAGGGCCCGATGCCGGAGGAGATCATCGATAAGATCGCCAAGGAGATGGGTTTGGGGCGCTGGATGATGCGTTTTGCGCTCTACGGCGACGAAGCGGTGGTTGACCACAACTTCGCCAAGCTTCAGGCGCGCTTCCTGCAGATCCCGAGTGTCGACCTCGTGGGCCAGAAGCACGGGGCCGACGCGTGGGAGACACTGCCCAACCCGCACGAGCGCGTTCAGATCGGGGTGCCGAGCCAGGATCTCTACAAGATGGCAGGCTGGTCAGGCGGCGAGGAGGGCGGCCACGTCGACTTCTCGCCGGTCATCCCGCTTACCTCCCAGCACGCGATCGCCGCGCAGAAGCTGATGGCCGAGATGTGCGCCGAGGTGGGCCTTGATTTCCTCGGCGGCATGCTCCCGATCAACGCGCGTGCAACCACCTTCATCAACGTGATCCCCTTTGACACGAAGAACCCGCAGCAGGTAGCAAAGGCGTACGCCCTGGCCAAGCGCATGGTCGCAGAGGCGGGCAAGCGCGGATACGGCGAATACAGGGCGCACCTGTCCTTTATGGACCTCGCAGCCGATCAATTCGGCTTCAACGACCACGCGTTGCGGCGCTTCAACGAGACGATCAAGGACACGCTCGATCCCAACGGGATTATCGCTCCGGGTAAGTCAGGGATTTGGGGCACCCGCCTGAGGGAGGCCGGATTCCCCCAGGGCTGA
- a CDS encoding helix-turn-helix domain-containing protein codes for MTSVPCTRSVPPAERRDYWSAGIAERFFPMHVESVEAPSFEARLAGGQMGPVGVQWIQGLAHRVARTQRMIATADPECILLYLMTRGMIQIEQDDRSCALGPGDIACQDTSRPSTFEGREGFEVIVFSIPKWFIGAQAEGLARRSATRVDSGQGRLAGPATPFLAQLARTTISGSGFSSPDGEGAAQMLLPLLRSMYGVQEISHPRSRPQALLDQMQRYVINHLHDPELGPDQIAQAHFVSTRYVHKLFAATGTGVSAWIRERRFEGAVGELRRSPETTIATVAARWGYRHPASFSRAFREVHGCAPREARHLPDPSGKPPPFGLGGDSPEDAQSALGESGLPQAGAPNP; via the coding sequence ATGACTTCCGTACCGTGCACCCGGTCGGTCCCCCCGGCCGAGCGCCGGGATTACTGGTCGGCAGGGATCGCGGAACGCTTCTTCCCGATGCACGTCGAATCGGTCGAGGCGCCGTCATTCGAGGCCCGCTTGGCCGGTGGCCAGATGGGACCGGTCGGGGTCCAGTGGATCCAAGGACTTGCGCACCGGGTGGCACGCACGCAGCGGATGATCGCCACCGCCGACCCGGAGTGCATCTTGCTGTATCTGATGACCAGGGGCATGATCCAAATCGAACAGGACGATCGCAGCTGTGCTCTTGGCCCCGGTGACATTGCGTGCCAGGATACGTCGCGGCCTTCCACTTTTGAGGGCCGCGAGGGATTCGAGGTAATCGTATTCAGCATTCCCAAATGGTTCATCGGGGCGCAGGCTGAGGGCCTCGCCCGGCGTTCCGCGACGCGGGTGGATTCGGGCCAGGGACGGCTCGCTGGGCCGGCAACCCCGTTCCTCGCGCAGCTCGCCCGAACGACCATAAGCGGCAGCGGGTTCTCAAGCCCTGACGGGGAAGGCGCCGCACAGATGCTGCTGCCATTGCTTCGCAGCATGTACGGCGTACAGGAAATTTCCCATCCGCGCTCCCGCCCTCAGGCACTGCTCGATCAGATGCAGCGGTACGTGATCAACCATCTGCACGACCCTGAACTCGGGCCAGATCAGATCGCTCAGGCCCATTTCGTGTCCACACGCTACGTCCACAAGCTCTTTGCAGCCACCGGCACCGGGGTGTCGGCCTGGATCCGCGAACGCCGGTTCGAGGGCGCCGTGGGTGAGTTGCGGCGGTCCCCGGAAACGACGATCGCGACGGTCGCAGCGAGGTGGGGATACCGCCATCCGGCAAGCTTCAGCAGGGCGTTCCGCGAGGTTCACGGTTGCGCTCCACGGGAAGCCAGGCATTTGCCCGATCCTTCGGGGAAGCCCCCACCCTTTGGTCTGGGCGGGGACTCCCCCGAAGATGCGCAATCAGCCCTGGGGGAATCCGGCCTCCCTCAGGCGGGTGCCCCAAATCCCTGA
- a CDS encoding TetR/AcrR family transcriptional regulator, which yields MKLLEDSGPAGFTVQKLSIERIAREAGVSKTTIYRWWSSKVAVVIDTFLDNHVARTPVREDVPAIDALREHMASLAEVYAGKEGRLVAQLIGECQQDEATMAEFKQHFWTPRALVVTSLVERAMSEGSMRKELDAQVVTELLYAPVYFRLLFQSGPLDAKATNSIMQTALEGLAAS from the coding sequence ATGAAGTTGCTCGAAGACTCGGGGCCGGCAGGGTTTACGGTTCAAAAGCTCTCCATTGAGCGCATTGCCCGCGAGGCTGGCGTCAGCAAGACCACCATCTACAGGTGGTGGTCGAGCAAGGTTGCCGTTGTCATCGACACATTCCTGGACAATCACGTCGCGCGAACCCCTGTGCGCGAGGATGTGCCCGCGATCGACGCGCTCCGTGAGCACATGGCCTCCCTCGCGGAGGTTTACGCAGGCAAGGAGGGCCGACTCGTGGCGCAACTCATCGGGGAGTGCCAACAGGACGAGGCAACGATGGCTGAATTCAAGCAGCATTTCTGGACTCCGCGCGCGCTGGTCGTTACGTCACTGGTTGAGCGAGCGATGAGCGAGGGGTCGATGAGAAAAGAACTCGATGCCCAGGTCGTTACCGAACTGCTGTATGCCCCCGTGTACTTCCGCCTGCTGTTCCAATCGGGCCCCCTTGATGCCAAGGCAACCAACTCCATTATGCAGACAGCCCTTGAGGGGCTCGCCGCAAGTTAG
- a CDS encoding acetyl-CoA C-acyltransferase, translating to MNTAIAPNDAVVVAYRRTPIGRARKGSLAGERPEDLALAAIRGALSAFGQIDSAEFADAYVGCAVPQGAQGDNIGRRIMVLGGMDSVPAVTVNRFCASSLQATAMAAQAVRAGDGEAFLIAGVESTSSTPPVVENPHPAFADASRRADDIFESGQPWVDPHDHGRLPDVYLSMGKTAEFVARQTGTTRRDQDEWAMESQLRAERAIESGYFAREIVPVTTATGTVVSTDDGPRPGTTLEALSGLKPVFHESGTVTAGNASPLNDGASALVVMSAQRAGALGLKPLARILGSAASGLSPEIMGLGPVDSSRRLLERLGLSIGDIDIIELNEAFAAQVVPVVQKLGADPERVNPFGGAIALGHPFGATGARLVGTLINGLQTRGGSLGLATLCVGGGQGMAMVVERLS from the coding sequence GTGAACACCGCCATTGCGCCAAATGACGCGGTTGTCGTCGCCTACCGCAGGACACCGATCGGGCGGGCCCGCAAGGGATCGCTGGCTGGTGAACGACCCGAAGACCTCGCGCTGGCAGCCATCCGGGGAGCGCTCTCGGCGTTTGGGCAGATCGATTCCGCCGAATTTGCCGATGCCTACGTCGGATGCGCTGTCCCGCAGGGCGCGCAGGGCGACAACATAGGACGCCGCATCATGGTGCTTGGAGGAATGGACAGCGTCCCGGCGGTCACAGTGAACCGCTTCTGTGCCTCCTCGTTGCAGGCAACCGCGATGGCCGCCCAGGCAGTGCGGGCCGGTGACGGGGAAGCATTTCTGATCGCCGGCGTCGAATCTACCAGTTCGACACCGCCAGTGGTCGAAAACCCCCACCCCGCCTTCGCGGACGCATCACGGCGTGCTGACGACATCTTTGAATCCGGCCAGCCGTGGGTCGACCCCCACGATCACGGACGACTGCCCGATGTGTACCTCTCCATGGGCAAGACCGCCGAGTTCGTGGCACGCCAAACCGGCACCACGCGCCGCGACCAGGACGAATGGGCGATGGAGTCCCAACTCCGGGCGGAGCGGGCGATCGAGTCCGGATACTTCGCCCGCGAGATCGTCCCGGTGACCACGGCTACCGGCACCGTGGTGAGCACGGACGACGGCCCGCGCCCGGGAACCACCCTGGAGGCCCTCTCCGGCCTCAAGCCCGTGTTCCACGAATCTGGAACCGTCACCGCAGGCAACGCCAGCCCGCTCAACGACGGCGCCTCTGCCCTGGTTGTGATGAGTGCCCAACGCGCGGGCGCATTGGGGTTGAAGCCGCTGGCCCGTATCCTGGGCAGCGCCGCAAGCGGCCTTTCCCCAGAGATCATGGGACTGGGTCCCGTGGACTCGTCCCGCCGCCTGCTTGAACGCCTCGGACTGTCGATCGGTGACATTGACATTATTGAGCTTAACGAGGCCTTCGCCGCCCAGGTGGTACCTGTGGTGCAGAAACTGGGCGCAGATCCGGAGCGGGTCAACCCATTTGGCGGGGCGATCGCGCTTGGCCATCCGTTCGGTGCGACCGGCGCGCGGCTGGTCGGAACCCTCATTAATGGACTGCAGACCAGGGGTGGATCGCTCGGCCTGGCCACGCTCTGTGTGGGTGGCGGCCAGGGTATGGCGATGGTAGTGGAAAGGCTGTCGTGA
- a CDS encoding hotdog fold thioesterase, protein MNQPALIADPARSMLAADRSLEGLGIHVLHASEGRATAVLTVTPEMANGHGIAHGGLVFALADTAFAMAANTFGAGIATAEASISYISPAHIDDELFASAEVAFHEGRRMIVDVVVRAGERTVAIYRGTGRALPPTD, encoded by the coding sequence GTGAACCAGCCAGCGCTCATTGCCGACCCGGCCCGCTCGATGCTGGCCGCCGACCGAAGCCTGGAAGGCCTGGGCATCCACGTGTTGCATGCCAGCGAGGGACGCGCAACCGCGGTCCTGACGGTCACTCCCGAGATGGCCAACGGGCACGGGATTGCCCACGGTGGATTGGTCTTCGCGTTGGCCGACACCGCGTTCGCCATGGCCGCCAACACCTTCGGCGCCGGAATCGCGACCGCCGAGGCTTCCATCTCCTACATTTCCCCGGCTCACATCGACGACGAACTGTTCGCCTCCGCCGAAGTGGCCTTTCATGAGGGCCGCCGGATGATTGTGGACGTGGTGGTGCGGGCGGGTGAGCGGACTGTCGCCATCTACCGCGGAACGGGCAGGGCCCTGCCCCCTACGGACTGA
- a CDS encoding NADH:flavin oxidoreductase, whose amino-acid sequence MSHETATVAEVLSSPWKIDGLTIKNRYVLSPMAVLQPTKDGHPSDQTIAFLATRARGGAGLLIIGGGVATERGNQEAPFQPLMRFDRDEFIPGLRRMVDAVHEHEVPIFAQIFPSFGAMGVPGEGRPTRSASPKPVRMAAPRLPHGFYIPGGRTNPTPEEITKEEILEVQEQTVTAVRRAKAAGFDGIELGAHMRYLYSSFLSPRTNWRTDEYGGSAENRARILVDTIRAIRAEVGTDYPVGLRMSTNDHLPDGQGPAGFAEVAAIIEKEGVGYIALSDANYESMDNNVTSESGAILEHGEPQAFRAAMPNVPLLLSSTYDPQQCADAITAGFADGIMLARQMLADPEFPNKVLQGRQNEIVWCDHDNSCLRRLIFNVPVRCHKNPAMGREAVLAGAKEPVSIMLKRPVHRLLIAATGSPALMGIADKLATAGQKGSKS is encoded by the coding sequence ATGTCCCACGAGACCGCAACCGTCGCCGAGGTGCTTTCCAGCCCCTGGAAAATCGACGGCCTGACCATCAAGAACCGCTATGTCCTCAGCCCCATGGCGGTGCTCCAGCCCACGAAGGACGGCCATCCCAGCGACCAGACAATCGCGTTCCTCGCAACCCGCGCACGCGGCGGAGCTGGACTGCTGATCATCGGTGGCGGCGTGGCCACCGAGCGCGGGAACCAGGAGGCACCATTCCAGCCCCTGATGCGCTTCGACCGCGACGAGTTCATTCCGGGCCTGCGGCGCATGGTCGATGCCGTACACGAGCACGAAGTACCCATCTTCGCCCAGATCTTCCCCAGTTTCGGCGCCATGGGTGTGCCGGGCGAGGGCCGGCCCACGAGGTCTGCGAGCCCGAAGCCCGTTCGCATGGCCGCACCCCGCCTGCCGCACGGTTTCTACATTCCCGGCGGCAGAACGAACCCGACGCCGGAGGAGATCACCAAGGAGGAAATCCTTGAGGTCCAGGAGCAGACCGTCACCGCGGTGCGGCGTGCCAAGGCGGCCGGCTTCGACGGCATCGAACTGGGCGCACACATGCGCTACCTCTATTCCTCCTTCCTCTCACCGCGGACCAACTGGAGGACTGATGAATACGGCGGCAGCGCCGAGAACCGCGCCCGCATCCTCGTCGACACGATCCGGGCAATTCGCGCCGAGGTCGGAACCGACTATCCGGTGGGCCTGAGGATGAGCACCAACGACCACCTTCCCGATGGCCAGGGGCCCGCAGGGTTCGCGGAGGTCGCCGCGATCATTGAGAAGGAAGGGGTTGGATATATCGCCCTGAGCGATGCGAACTACGAGTCGATGGACAACAACGTCACCTCCGAATCGGGCGCAATTCTGGAGCACGGAGAGCCACAGGCATTCCGCGCCGCCATGCCCAACGTCCCCCTCCTCCTGAGCAGCACCTACGACCCGCAACAGTGTGCAGACGCCATCACCGCCGGATTCGCGGACGGAATCATGCTGGCCCGGCAGATGCTGGCCGACCCGGAATTCCCCAACAAGGTCCTCCAGGGACGACAGAATGAGATTGTGTGGTGTGACCACGACAACTCATGCCTGCGCCGCCTGATCTTCAACGTGCCCGTGCGGTGCCACAAAAACCCGGCCATGGGACGCGAAGCGGTTCTCGCGGGGGCAAAGGAACCCGTATCGATTATGCTCAAGCGTCCGGTCCACCGCCTGCTGATCGCCGCGACCGGCTCCCCGGCCCTCATGGGCATCGCCGACAAACTGGCGACCGCGGGCCAGAAGGGCTCCAAGAGCTGA
- a CDS encoding ABC transporter permease, with product MTSDTLSPAGTPEVRISRPWTRFKAWVLEVPALQVLVVLALAAWLVITIPAIANPRSVTSILVITSLLALAAMGQTLVVILGGLDLAAPGYILFGAFMAANVAGKLAVPGIVAVLITILVCGGIGALIGWICHRFAVQPLVVTLGTGAALTGATLFLADGDYSSAPPQALRSLASLRGTTFGLPFPPIILIVLLCGVGMWIFLNRTAAGRRFHATGVNFRAARLTRIRTSAVWTLVFAASGALAGIAGIFIASYGSGWSQTIGEPYLFAGLAAVLVGGTIFGSIRGSYTRTLLGALTLTLLSTIIVSNGLAEAQSRIIFGIIILAVVSLYGRERHVRDRF from the coding sequence ATGACCAGTGACACACTGTCCCCCGCAGGAACACCCGAGGTCCGGATTTCCAGGCCCTGGACCAGGTTCAAGGCATGGGTCCTCGAGGTGCCTGCCTTGCAGGTCCTTGTCGTCCTGGCCCTGGCGGCCTGGCTGGTCATCACCATCCCTGCCATCGCAAACCCCAGGTCCGTCACCTCGATCCTGGTCATCACTTCCCTGTTGGCCCTGGCAGCCATGGGTCAGACGCTCGTGGTGATCCTGGGCGGACTGGACCTTGCCGCGCCAGGCTACATTCTCTTCGGCGCCTTTATGGCCGCCAACGTCGCGGGCAAGCTCGCGGTCCCGGGGATTGTCGCCGTGCTGATCACGATCTTGGTCTGCGGCGGCATCGGTGCCCTGATCGGCTGGATCTGCCACCGCTTCGCGGTCCAGCCACTGGTCGTCACGCTGGGTACCGGCGCGGCGCTGACGGGCGCGACGCTCTTCCTCGCCGACGGCGACTACTCCTCCGCCCCGCCGCAGGCGCTGCGTTCTTTGGCGAGCCTGCGGGGAACCACCTTCGGCTTGCCGTTCCCGCCGATCATCCTGATAGTGCTCCTCTGCGGGGTGGGCATGTGGATTTTCCTCAACCGGACCGCGGCCGGACGCCGTTTCCATGCTACGGGAGTCAATTTCCGGGCCGCCCGGCTGACGAGGATTCGCACCTCAGCGGTGTGGACCCTGGTCTTTGCCGCCTCCGGCGCCCTGGCCGGGATCGCCGGCATCTTCATTGCCTCCTACGGCTCGGGATGGTCGCAAACCATCGGGGAGCCATATTTGTTCGCGGGCCTGGCCGCTGTCCTGGTTGGCGGTACCATCTTTGGCTCGATCCGCGGCAGCTACACCCGGACCCTGCTCGGCGCACTCACTCTCACGCTTTTGTCCACGATCATCGTGAGCAACGGACTCGCGGAGGCTCAGAGCCGCATCATTTTCGGGATCATCATCCTTGCCGTGGTTTCGCTCTACGGCAGGGAACGTCACGTCCGCGACAGGTTCTGA
- a CDS encoding ABC transporter permease has translation MNRVLTLFQRWPFAFALLLALVLLVLNLFVSPSFLTPERLPGTLATLAPFVLVGFASTPSILAGGIDISVGPLATFINCFFVAILIPAGLGNWQLAAPIILAVAAGAGALNGILVAVVRLHPVVATTGMLFLLVGLSLSIAQNPVAAPDNWTEVFAGSIGVLPGALLTIGAAGLIWFALRRTAFVSNLLATGESDVSAYGSGVDIKVIRILAYTLGGLFAGIAGIALTAIVQSSQSSLASTYALLGLAAAVLGGTSLAGGRGGLLGALFGAVSIFLLQQLLTASGVAPSLIQFAYGAVLVVGVVLGATLLAPRLKRNAS, from the coding sequence ATGAACCGCGTCCTGACCCTGTTCCAGCGCTGGCCCTTCGCCTTTGCCTTGCTGCTCGCACTGGTGCTGCTGGTGCTGAACCTTTTCGTCTCACCGTCCTTCCTCACCCCCGAGCGCCTGCCCGGCACCCTTGCCACGCTGGCGCCGTTCGTGCTGGTGGGTTTCGCCTCCACGCCCTCGATCCTTGCCGGCGGCATCGACATTTCGGTCGGTCCACTCGCCACGTTTATCAACTGCTTCTTCGTCGCCATCCTCATCCCCGCGGGGCTGGGCAACTGGCAACTGGCAGCTCCCATCATCCTGGCCGTTGCCGCCGGGGCCGGTGCCCTGAACGGGATCCTTGTCGCTGTGGTGCGCCTGCACCCGGTGGTCGCCACCACCGGGATGCTGTTCCTGCTCGTGGGCCTGTCCCTGAGCATCGCCCAGAACCCGGTGGCTGCCCCGGACAACTGGACCGAAGTGTTCGCCGGAAGCATCGGCGTTCTCCCCGGCGCTCTCCTGACGATCGGCGCCGCCGGGCTGATCTGGTTCGCCCTGCGCCGCACGGCCTTTGTCAGCAATCTCCTGGCCACCGGCGAGAGCGATGTCTCCGCCTACGGTTCCGGAGTCGACATCAAAGTTATCCGGATCCTCGCCTACACCCTCGGCGGGCTGTTTGCCGGGATCGCCGGCATTGCGTTGACCGCCATTGTGCAGTCCTCGCAGTCCTCACTCGCCTCCACCTATGCTTTGCTGGGCCTCGCCGCCGCCGTCCTGGGCGGAACCAGTCTCGCCGGCGGACGCGGTGGCCTGTTGGGCGCGCTCTTCGGAGCGGTCTCCATATTTCTCCTGCAGCAATTGCTCACCGCCTCGGGCGTGGCCCCCAGTCTCATCCAATTCGCCTACGGCGCCGTCCTCGTCGTCGGCGTCGTGCTAGGCGCGACGCTGCTGGCACCCCGTTTGAAGAGGAACGCATCATGA
- a CDS encoding sugar ABC transporter ATP-binding protein — protein sequence MNNQPSGLVLAGVSKRFGATRALIDGDLHLRPGEIHTLLGENGSGKSTLVKIMGGVHRPDSGTVTLDGALVTSRSPRAAMDLGIATVFQEVLTAGSQSVLENVWLGFHGVFRRRLGRAEQRTIAQDVLKRIAGEIPLDLPAGRLSLSERQSLCIARALVRNPKVLILDESTASLDVSSRDRLFVEMRRLAAEGTAILFISHRMDEVAEISDRVSVLRSGRSVSTVDRSELSINRLITDMTGNSGHDDTRRQPHVPGDTLLQGTAVRLAPASAPIDFELRAGEIVGLAGLEGHGQDQFIRRLAGVAGGPGSVVRLLPEGAAELTERNGDALGVAYLPRERRGESLFESMSIRENFALPTLAKDRRGGLLDTRSTARRFEAFADLLSLRFGAAHDAISTLSGGNQQKVLLARWLATDPKVLLLNDPTRGVDIGTKREIYAILHRLSAEGMSIVVLSSEVDELVDLADRVLVFRDQSVFAQIPHTQLSAESIVAAYFGHKSEVLT from the coding sequence GTGAACAACCAACCATCCGGCCTGGTGCTCGCCGGGGTGAGCAAGCGCTTCGGTGCCACCCGCGCCCTCATCGACGGGGACCTCCACCTCCGGCCGGGCGAAATCCACACGCTCCTGGGGGAAAACGGCTCCGGGAAGAGCACTCTCGTCAAGATCATGGGAGGCGTCCACCGCCCCGATTCCGGCACCGTCACATTGGACGGTGCCCTCGTAACCAGCCGATCGCCCCGAGCTGCCATGGACCTGGGGATCGCGACGGTATTCCAGGAAGTCCTCACCGCGGGGAGCCAATCCGTCCTCGAAAACGTTTGGCTGGGGTTCCACGGAGTGTTTCGTCGACGGCTGGGCCGCGCCGAGCAGCGAACAATAGCCCAGGACGTCCTGAAACGCATCGCAGGCGAGATTCCGCTGGATCTTCCCGCGGGAAGGCTCTCGCTCTCCGAGCGGCAGTCCCTCTGCATTGCCCGCGCACTCGTGCGCAACCCCAAGGTCCTCATCCTCGACGAGTCGACGGCCTCCCTGGACGTCAGCTCCCGCGACCGGCTCTTCGTCGAGATGCGCCGGCTCGCGGCCGAGGGCACTGCCATCCTGTTCATCTCGCACCGCATGGACGAGGTCGCGGAGATTTCGGACCGGGTCTCCGTCCTGCGGTCCGGGCGCAGCGTCTCCACCGTGGACAGGTCGGAGCTATCCATCAACCGCTTGATCACGGACATGACCGGAAACTCCGGCCATGACGACACCCGGCGGCAACCGCATGTTCCCGGGGACACCCTCCTTCAGGGAACGGCCGTCCGCCTGGCACCGGCCTCGGCACCCATCGACTTCGAGCTGCGCGCTGGCGAGATCGTGGGCCTAGCGGGGCTCGAGGGCCACGGCCAGGACCAGTTCATCAGGCGCCTGGCCGGTGTGGCGGGTGGGCCCGGCAGCGTCGTGCGCCTCCTTCCCGAGGGCGCCGCAGAGCTTACCGAGCGCAACGGGGATGCCTTAGGGGTCGCCTACCTGCCTCGCGAACGTCGCGGCGAGTCGCTGTTCGAGTCCATGTCAATCCGCGAAAACTTCGCGCTCCCGACCCTGGCCAAGGACCGCCGCGGCGGCCTGCTAGACACCCGCAGCACTGCCCGCCGGTTCGAGGCCTTCGCCGACTTGCTGTCCCTTCGCTTCGGTGCCGCCCACGATGCCATCTCCACCCTGTCCGGCGGCAACCAGCAGAAGGTGCTTCTGGCTCGCTGGCTTGCCACCGACCCCAAGGTCCTGCTGCTCAATGACCCCACCCGAGGCGTTGACATCGGGACCAAGCGGGAGATCTACGCAATCCTGCACCGGCTCAGCGCCGAAGGCATGAGCATCGTGGTCCTCTCCAGCGAGGTCGACGAGCTCGTGGACCTCGCGGACCGCGTCCTGGTCTTCCGCGACCAATCGGTATTTGCCCAGATCCCCCACACACAGCTGTCCGCTGAATCCATCGTCGCCGCATACTTCGGCCACAAATCAGAGGTCCTCACATGA